A section of the Nitrospinota bacterium genome encodes:
- the nuoF gene encoding NADH-quinone oxidoreductase subunit NuoF — MEEDLRILTKNINIEGFTGIDIYLYSGGYRGLRKALKEMSPDEIIEEVKKSNLRGLGGAGFPTGVKWTFLPRETDKPKYLAVNVDEGEPGTFKDRYLLLNNPHLFLEGIIITCYALDIHVAYVYIRGEYTKPARVLQKAIEEAYREGILGKNIYGRGFDLDLIIYKGAGAYICGEETAMLESLEGKKGWPRLKPPFPALRGLFDCPTLVNNVETLCFIPMIIDMGGEKFARLGREKSGGTRLFSLSGHVNRPGLYELPLGIPLREIIYEYGGGIKNNNRLKAIIPGGSSSPVLKAEEVDVNMDFDSIAKIGSMLGSGAIIVMDEYTCMVEALYILIRFYAHESCGQCTPCREGCGWMEKVLKRILKGDGRIGDTENLLRIAANILGNTICPLGDAAALPVQSFINKFRHEFEYHIRVKKCNIESKYPFFID, encoded by the coding sequence ATGGAAGAAGACCTCAGGATATTAACAAAAAATATCAATATTGAAGGATTTACAGGGATAGATATCTATCTCTATTCTGGAGGATACAGGGGATTAAGAAAGGCCTTAAAGGAAATGAGCCCTGATGAAATTATTGAGGAGGTCAAAAAATCCAACCTAAGGGGTTTAGGAGGAGCGGGTTTTCCTACAGGCGTAAAATGGACTTTTCTCCCCAGAGAGACGGATAAACCGAAATATCTGGCAGTAAATGTCGATGAGGGAGAGCCTGGGACCTTTAAGGATAGGTATCTCCTTCTTAATAATCCGCATCTGTTTTTAGAGGGGATTATCATAACATGTTATGCCCTCGACATCCATGTGGCCTACGTATATATAAGGGGTGAATATACAAAACCTGCAAGGGTTTTGCAAAAAGCGATTGAAGAAGCTTACAGAGAGGGGATTCTTGGTAAAAACATCTACGGAAGGGGATTTGATCTCGATTTGATTATTTATAAGGGAGCGGGTGCCTATATATGTGGAGAAGAGACAGCGATGTTGGAATCCTTAGAGGGCAAAAAGGGGTGGCCTCGATTAAAGCCTCCATTCCCAGCCCTAAGGGGTTTGTTTGACTGTCCCACACTGGTCAATAATGTCGAGACCCTGTGCTTTATCCCTATGATTATAGATATGGGAGGAGAGAAATTTGCAAGGCTAGGAAGGGAAAAGAGTGGAGGGACAAGGCTTTTCAGTTTAAGTGGACATGTAAATAGGCCGGGATTATATGAATTGCCATTAGGGATTCCCTTAAGAGAGATTATTTATGAATATGGCGGAGGAATCAAAAATAACAACAGGTTAAAGGCGATTATTCCCGGGGGTTCTTCTTCGCCTGTGTTGAAGGCTGAAGAAGTAGACGTGAATATGGATTTCGATTCAATAGCAAAGATAGGCTCCATGCTCGGCTCAGGGGCTATCATTGTTATGGATGAATACACCTGTATGGTTGAAGCACTTTACATACTAATCAGATTCTATGCCCACGAGTCATGCGGCCAATGTACCCCTTGTAGAGAAGGGTGTGGATGGATGGAAAAAGTTCTCAAAAGAATTTTAAAAGGGGATGGCAGGATTGGAGATACAGAAAACCTCTTAAGGATAGCGGCTAATATTCTAGGCAATACTATCTGTCCTTTGGGAGACGCAGCAGCTCTGCCTGTTCAAAGCTTTATCAACAAATTCAGACATGAGTTTGAATATCATATAAGAGTCAAGAAATGTAATATTGAGTCTAAGTACCCTTTTTTTATTGATTAA
- a CDS encoding NAD(P)H-dependent oxidoreductase subunit E, with protein sequence MKKEIRFSEEAQRKLKEILSIHAKIRKESSILPVLSLAQEEFGYISQEVEEYVADLLDIPVVKIHEVVTFYTLYNKEEVGKYFLQVCRNLPCTLSGCGEIIDYLCEKLGIRVGETTPDKKFTLVTVECLGACDTGPNMMINDVYYRRLSKERIDEILDELE encoded by the coding sequence ATGAAAAAGGAGATAAGGTTTTCTGAAGAGGCTCAAAGAAAATTGAAAGAGATACTCTCCATCCATGCCAAAATCAGAAAAGAGTCAAGCATTCTGCCCGTTTTATCGTTAGCTCAAGAGGAATTTGGATATATCTCTCAGGAAGTAGAGGAGTATGTAGCAGATTTATTAGATATTCCAGTGGTTAAAATTCATGAAGTTGTTACCTTTTATACCCTCTATAACAAAGAGGAGGTAGGAAAATATTTTTTACAGGTTTGCAGAAACCTCCCCTGCACTCTTTCTGGCTGTGGTGAAATTATTGATTATCTTTGTGAAAAACTGGGGATTAGAGTTGGTGAGACAACCCCAGATAAAAAATTTACGCTTGTCACCGTAGAGTGTTTAGGGGCCTGTGATACAGGGCCTAACATGATGATCAATGATGTCTATTACAGAAGATTGAGTAAAGAGAGGATAGACGAGATCCTTGATGAATTGGAGTAA